GCCATCATCACGCCGGTCATACCGCCGATCGTGAAGGTGATGATGAAGCCGATCGTCCACAAAATCGGCGTCGTGAATTGCAGACGGCCCTTGTAGATCGTAAACAGCCAGTTGAACACTTTGACGCCGGTCGGAATCGAAATCACCATCGTCGCGATACCGAAGAACGCATTGACGTCAGCGCCCGAACCCATCGTGAAGAAGTGGTGCAGCCACACGAGGAACGACAGCACCATGATCGCGCAGGTCGCCCACACCATCGTCTTGTAGCCGAACAGCGGCTTCTTCGCGAAGGTCGCGACGACTTCCGAGAAGATACCGAACGCCGGCAGGATCAGGATGTACACCTCGGGGTGACCCCAGGCCCAGATCAGGTTCAGGTACAGCATCGCGTTGCCGCCGGCATCGTTCGTGAAGAAGTGCATGCCGAGGTAACGGTCCAGACCGAGCAGCGCGAGCGTGACGGTCAGGATCGGAAACGACGCCATGATCAGCACGTTCGTGCACAGCGCGGTCCACGTGAACACCGGCATCTTCATGAACGACATGCCGGGCGCGCGCATCTTCACGATCGTCACGAAGAAGTTCACACCGGTCAGCAACGTGCCGATACCGGAGAGCTGCAGGCTCCACAGGTAATAGTCGACGCCGACACCAGGGCTGAACTGCAGTTCGGACAGCGGCGGATAAGCGAGCCAGCCGGTCTGGCCGAATTCACCGATCACCAGCGAGATGTTGATCAGGACCGCGCTGACTGCCGTCATCCAGAAGCTCAGCGAGTTGATGAACGGGAACGCGACGTCGCGCGCACCGATCTGCAGCGGCACGACGAGGTTCATCAGACCGACCATGAACGTCATCGCCATGAAGAAGATCATGATGACGCCGTGCGCGGTGAAAATCTGGTCGTAGTGATGCGGCGGCAGAAAGCCAGGACTCAGGTACGACAGCGCCAGCTGCATACGCATCATGATTGCGTCGGCGAAGCCGCGCAGCAGCATGATGAACGCGATGACGATGTACATCACGCCGATCTTCTTATGATCGACGGACGTCAGCCATTCGCTCCACAGGTAGCGCCATTTGCCGAAATACGTGATTCCGCCGAGCACCGCCAGCGCGGCGAGCACCATGCCGGCGCCGGCCGTAACGATGATTGGCTCGTGATACGGAATCGCATCGAGCGTTAGTTTTCCGAACATGCGTTACCCCTTAGGCGCACAGTTGGCGTCCTTCATGTTGTCGAGGACGTTGCCGTTGTTGTATCGGGCAATGATGTTGTTGAAGAGCTTCGGATCGACGGTCGAGAAGTACCGCACCGGGTCCTTTTCGCTCGGCTGGGACACCGCGTGATAGCGGTCCATGTCGAGGCGGTCCGACGAAGCGCGCACCTTGGCAACCCATGCGTTGAAGTCTTCAGGCGAGGTCGCGAGCGTGCGGAACTTCATGTCCGAGAAGCCCTTGCCGCTGAAGTTCGCGGTGAGACCTGCGTAGTCGCCGGCGTGATCGGCGATCAGGTGCAGGCGCGTTTGCATGCCCGCCATCGCGTAGACCTGGCCGCCCAACTGCGGGATGAAGAACGAGTTCATCACCGTGTCCGACGTAATCCGGAAGTTGACCGGCGTGCCGACCGGGACCGCGAGCTGGTTCACCGACGCGATGCCCAGGTCCGGATAGATGAACAGCCACTTCCAGTCGAGCGCGACGACTTCGACGTTGATCGGCTTGACCTGCGAGTCGAGCGGACGATACGGATCGAGCTCATGCGTCGTCCGCCACGTCAGCACGGCGAGGAACAGAATGATCAGCGTCGGAATCGTCCAGACGACGACTTCGACAGCGGTCGAATGAGTCCACCCCGGTTTGTATTCGGCGTTCCTGTTCGACGCGCGATAACGCCACGCGAAAAACAGTGTCATCAGAATGACCGGCACCACGACGATCAGCATGGCCCACACCGAAGTCGCGATCAGATCACGCTCCGCGAGTCCCACACTCCCCTTCGGATTCAGAATATCGAGGTTGCTGCAACCCGAAAGCAGCAACATGAGGCTGGCGGAAATGAAACTTGCCGGCCTTCCTAGCGTCCGTCCTTTCATATCCACTGCCTCGTTTTTTTGACTTCAACGAACGTCATTCGACGGCTCTCCATTAATAAGCGCTCGCATAATAGGGGGGCATCGGATGCCAATAAACACTCGATTTAGCAACGATCTATTGCGCCGCGACGCAGTGCGACACGTTGCCGCATTTCCCCGCACACCCTATTCACCAGCGTCGTTTGCGACACTCCAAAACGAAGCATCGAAAAGTTGACGCATCGCAAAGTCCCCTGAAAAAAGCGCTAAAAAAACCGCCGGGCGCGCAGCGGTTTCGACTGACTACGTCGCGCATGCATTGACAAAGGGATTGTTAGCGACGCGCAAAAGCGCAAGAGCGTCGCCGCATCCTGACGCGCGGATGCGACAACGACTCTTGCGCTCTGTTCTTTTAACCCGGAGTGTGCGTGGCGACGGGAGCCTGTCCGGGCGCCGCTGCCTGCAGATGCTCGCCGCCTTCCGCCGGTACCGAATCAGCCGGAAGTGCCGAGCGTTCCGATTGCGCGAGCAGCGTGCCGACCGACGGATCGATCGCGTCGGTGAACGGCTTCGGATCGAGACCGATCGCGAGCACGAGCAGCGCCATCGCACCGAGCAACACGAACTCGCGCTTGCCGAGATCCTTCAGCTTCGCGACGCGGGCGTTGGCGATCGCACCGAAGATCACGCGCTTGTACATCCACAACGTGTAGGCCGCGCTGAGGATCAGCGTGGTCGCGGCGATTGCGCCGATCCAGAAGTTGAAGCGGATCGCGCCCATCAGCACCATGAATTCGCCGACGAAGCCCGACGTGCCCGGCAGACCGATGTTGGCCATCGAGAACAGCATCACGAACGCGGCAAAGCGCGGCATGGTGTTGGCGACGCCGCCGTATTCGGCGATCGACGCAGTCTTCGTGCGGTCGTAGAGCATGCCGGTGCACAACAGCATCGCGCCGGACACCACGCCGTACGAGATCATCTGCACGATCGCGCCGGACTGCCCGAAGCGGTTGAAGACGAACAGGCCGAGCGTGACGAGGCCCATGTGCGCGACCGTCGAATACGCGAGCAGGCGGCGCATATCGGTTTGCACGAGCGCGAGCAGGCTCGAGTAGATCACCGCGACGAGCGACAGCGTGATCATCATCGGCGCGAAGAAGTGGCTCGCTTGCGGCGCGATCGGCAGCGCGAAACGCAGCAGACCGTAGCCGCCGATCTTCAGCATGCCGATCATCACCGCGGCACCGGTCGGGCCGTCGAGGTGCACGTCAGGCAGCCACGTATGTAGCGGCC
The genomic region above belongs to Paraburkholderia sp. HP33-1 and contains:
- the cyoB gene encoding cytochrome o ubiquinol oxidase subunit I — its product is MFGKLTLDAIPYHEPIIVTAGAGMVLAALAVLGGITYFGKWRYLWSEWLTSVDHKKIGVMYIVIAFIMLLRGFADAIMMRMQLALSYLSPGFLPPHHYDQIFTAHGVIMIFFMAMTFMVGLMNLVVPLQIGARDVAFPFINSLSFWMTAVSAVLINISLVIGEFGQTGWLAYPPLSELQFSPGVGVDYYLWSLQLSGIGTLLTGVNFFVTIVKMRAPGMSFMKMPVFTWTALCTNVLIMASFPILTVTLALLGLDRYLGMHFFTNDAGGNAMLYLNLIWAWGHPEVYILILPAFGIFSEVVATFAKKPLFGYKTMVWATCAIMVLSFLVWLHHFFTMGSGADVNAFFGIATMVISIPTGVKVFNWLFTIYKGRLQFTTPILWTIGFIITFTIGGMTGVMMAIPGADFVLHNSLFLIAHFHNVIIGGVLFGYLAGFNYWFPKAFGFKLNEKLGKAAFWFWQIGFWVAFTPLYVLGFMGMTRRLNHYDNPAWHPWLIVAAFGAVLIAIGIAFQLLQLAVSIRDRNLPENRDLTGDPWNGHTLEWATSSPPPAYNFAHIPTVRSLDAFTEMKSRKGAQKVPVYRDIHMPSNTSAGVLVGLFSLVLGFAAVWHIWWLAIVGFVGAIVTVIVYSFQDNDGYYIPADTVALIEEKHSGGAGAVAGVGAGADAKVALEVD
- the cyoA gene encoding ubiquinol oxidase subunit II; the protein is MKGRTLGRPASFISASLMLLLSGCSNLDILNPKGSVGLAERDLIATSVWAMLIVVVPVILMTLFFAWRYRASNRNAEYKPGWTHSTAVEVVVWTIPTLIILFLAVLTWRTTHELDPYRPLDSQVKPINVEVVALDWKWLFIYPDLGIASVNQLAVPVGTPVNFRITSDTVMNSFFIPQLGGQVYAMAGMQTRLHLIADHAGDYAGLTANFSGKGFSDMKFRTLATSPEDFNAWVAKVRASSDRLDMDRYHAVSQPSEKDPVRYFSTVDPKLFNNIIARYNNGNVLDNMKDANCAPKG
- a CDS encoding NADH-quinone oxidoreductase subunit M, whose product is MPLPLLSLLIWIPIVAGFVVLRAGSDTARNRTRWLALIGAVAGFLPVIPLVANFRNDVTSMQFVENVRWSPTFDIAWHVGIDGISLWLVALTALTTIIIVIASWESITQRTAQYFGAFLMLSGFMQGVFTSLDGMMFFIAFEATLIPLYLLIGTYGHKNRTYAAVKFFFVSFLGSLMMLMSLLYLYSQTHSFDLAVWREAHLDTVPQALIFLGFLAAFGVKVPMWPLHTWLPDVHLDGPTGAAVMIGMLKIGGYGLLRFALPIAPQASHFFAPMMITLSLVAVIYSSLLALVQTDMRRLLAYSTVAHMGLVTLGLFVFNRFGQSGAIVQMISYGVVSGAMLLCTGMLYDRTKTASIAEYGGVANTMPRFAAFVMLFSMANIGLPGTSGFVGEFMVLMGAIRFNFWIGAIAATTLILSAAYTLWMYKRVIFGAIANARVAKLKDLGKREFVLLGAMALLVLAIGLDPKPFTDAIDPSVGTLLAQSERSALPADSVPAEGGEHLQAAAPGQAPVATHTPG